The genomic region CCATTTAAGTAAGTAAACTTGCATCGAACAAATATCATTTAAATAAATATCTTGAACACTAAGTTCACTAAGTTTTTGGCACAAGAGCACAAGTGAATTTTCAATTATGTGTTCTTGTAATAAAAACTAAGTGATCTTAGTGCTAATTTTTTTCTGTTTCAGATATTTCCCGGCAATTAATGAATCACTTGATCGTCGTCTGCATCTTCCTAACTCCCAGAAACCGATCCTTTTCATTGTAAACATACACTTTGTAAACTCCCTGTTTGTAGAAAGTAATTTCTTTGTAAAACCAATTACTTTCGGGATCTACTTTCATCTTAACTGAGTTGATGAAGGTTTCTTTCTTGTCTATCATCAGATAAATATCAAAAGTAACTTCTGAAGACGCTATTGGATTTTTATGTTTCACAAGCACATTAAAGAATCCACCTTTTTTGCTGATTGAAAAATAACCACTGGGATTAACGGGCGATCCGTCTTTTGCAACTCTTTCACAGAAGATAACATCCTGTGCGTGGAGAGAAATTCCTGCCAACAGGAAGAAAAACAATAGAAGCAGTTTACGGATGTTCATCAAAATTGTGCAGTTAATCGAATGTTCAATTGACGACCTGTCAGATAATTTGGAACAGCATATTTTCTTGCATTTGTAACATCTGTGATCCATGTATATGAAGCAACATTACTCACTTGTAATAAATTGAAGACTTCCAGTCCAACCCACATTGATTCAAAATTCTTCATGAATTTTCCCTGTGGTTTCTTTTTTACTTCGTCGCCGATAAGTTGTTTCGAAAATCCGATATCTACACGACGATAAGTTGGTGTTCTTAACAAATCAGTATACCTGTTGTTTCCAGGAGGTCCAAATGGCAATGCTGTTCCGAAGATCAGACTTAACTGCATTTTGTATGTTGGAAATTTTGGAAGGTAATCCTGGAAAAATACTCCAAATGTCAACCGTTGATCAGCAGGACGCGGGATATAACCGGGTTCCACTTTTGTTGAATCAACCGGTTTGGAATTTGATGTACCGGGAAAAATCTCTTTGCCTTCTTCGTCGAAATATCTGTAATAGAAATCGCCACGGAGGTCTTCTTCCGTCTGCAAATAAGAAACACTTAACCACGATTCTGCTCCAGGTACAAAATCTCCAAAGAGCCGCAGATCGATTCCTTGTGAATAACCTTTGGATGTAAATTGCGGTAAGTACCGCAACCGTAGATTATCTACTTTGTATGGAATCAGATTTTCAAGCGACTTATAAAAAACTTCTGCTGTCAATTTAAATTCGCGACCTAATGCAAGAAAGGTCATGTCTCCACCAATTACTGCATGTATAGACTTTTGAGCCTTTACATCCGGATAAAGTTTTCCGTCAGAACCCCGGAGTTCACGATAGAAAGGTGGCTGATAATAAAAACCGCCGGCTGCACGCAAACTCAGATTTTTTTTACCACGAGGTTTATAAGTAACGGAAACACGTGGCGAGATGATCAGCTCTTCATTCAGATCGGAGTAATTAGCTCTGATACCTGTTGTCAGTACTAATCGCGTGGTATCTGTGATTTGCCATGTATTCTGGATGTATCCATTTATCCGGTGTGTAGTCAGATTATTCTTTCCAATAACAACATCGTTTAATATGATCTGCGGATTCATCGAATCTCTGTATGAATTTATAGAAAATCCTGCAGAGTCATTATAATACCATTCATGTAATTTATCGGAAAAAGTCTCTTGCTGAACTTTTACTCCCCATTGCCATATGCTGCTTTCATTAATGATTTCACCTTTTTGTTCAAGAGAAAAAATTTCTCCATCAAGTGTATTTCTTGCATGATTCAAAAAGGAGCCGACACCGAGATTGAAAGCAACGTTCCCAAAATCATCTTTCCCAAGATCGTTTTCTAACTGATCTAAAAAATATTGTCCGAGGATATCAAAGTTTTCTTCTTCATGCGATTTATAATAAGATCCGATCAGTTTCAGTGACAATTTTGGCTTAGGTTTGAATGTTGCGGAAAAAGAACCTGTAAAGGTTTCGTATTTGTCAAGCTCCTGACCTTCAAAGTAAACAGTGAACCGTTTTGCATCGTTTATCGTTCCGAAATTCGTTTCTCTTGATTGTGGTACGAGATTATATCTGTTGCGTGCATAGTTTCCGAAAACTTCAACATTTAACTTTTTAGAAATGTCGACACCGGTCAATATCTGAACATCTGTGAATGATGGTTTGTATTCACCTTCGGTTTCAAATGTGTTTAGTAAATATTGATTTGATTTTTGTCTTCCACCAAGCATGTAATAAAATTTCCCCGTCTTGCTTTGGTTTTCAAGTTCAAGCGAAGCTCCCAATAAAGATGCACTGACAGATCCGCCGAATTTTTTAGGACGACGATAACGGATATCAAGAACAGAACTTAATTTATCTCCGTACTTTGCATCAAAGCCACCGGCAGAAAATTTTATACCGTCAACCATATCAGGATTAATAACACTTAATCCTTCCTGTTGTCCCGATCGCACGAGCATTGGTCGGTAAACTTCAAAGTCATTAATGTAAACCAGATTCTCATCATAATTTCCGCCCCGAACATTGTAGGTTGAACTTAATTCATTTGCGGAAGAAACACCTGGTAACGTTTTTAAAATATCTTCCACAGACTGATTTGGTGTCGGAATCATTTTGACAATTTTCGGGTCTATCGGTGTCGCATTTTCACTCTTCAACGATTTATCATAAACAGTAAACTCAGTTATCTGATAGATCTTACCTGTCATTTTTGAAATGATCTCTTTTTTCTCTCCCGGAATCAGACGAATATTAAAAGTATCTTGTTTGAGACCTGTATATGAAATGATCACTTGCAAATTTTCATTTGCAGGAACCTGAAAAGTAAATGATCCATCATCTTTTGAATATACACCAATTGCTTTGCCAATTACACCAATGCTGGCGCCAAAAAGTGGTTTCCCATCTGGGTCCTTAACTTTTCCGGAAATTGTACCAACTTGTTGAGCATTTATCGTTAGTGATAAAAAAACGAAAGCGAAAAAGGAGAGAAGCAGGCGCTTGCTTGCCATAAGCGAGAAGGGGTTTAGTCTGATGAAGTTAGTCCTTAGATGGTGTTTCTTTCTTTTTGAATGCACCATTCTGCCACATTTGAATAAACTTTGACCAGGCAATTGGATTCAGTAAATTGTTTGGCGGAAGTTGGCCGGCATAATACAAACGTGTCGAATTTTGTTCCATGGCATATTTGAAATTCATACTTCCATCCATAGCCATACCGCTTGCAAGAAATGCAAGTTTACCTTCACTCAGATTTTTCTCCGCACGTGCAAGATCGTCATCAGGAATTCTCAACTGAATAAAAGCTTCTTTAAACTGTTCTTTGGTCGGCCAGGGAAAAATCACCACTTCACGAAGTAAAATTGTATCAGGCTTTAGGATCTGAATCATAGAACAACGCATGTCGCTTAAAGTATCAGGAATTACGAATATAGCTTTCTTAAATCCAATAGCACCAAATTCAATTGTATCTCGCATTTTGGCAACGAAAGAGAAAAAACCGAAGTAATCACTGATCGTTCCGCGGTTGGAATTCTTAATCATCACACTCGTAAAAGGTATAGGTGCCAGACTATCAGCGGTCACGATAACGCCGGAAAACTGAACCAGGCCTTCATGATCTATCTTTTGGGCCTGACTTACTGCCGAAAGAACACATACGAATGCTAACAGTACTAATTTCTTCATTGCTTTAGGATTTATAATGGGCTAAAGTACTCACTTATTTTCAACCCATGAACGATAAAATAAGGTTAAAAATTGTTACTTTTCAATGATGATTGGTTAGATGAAATTAGTTAAATTTGGTCAACTTCTGAATTAAAAATGTTACGAAATCTGAGTTATTTGTGGAGCCTATTACCGGGAATTGTCACTGTTTACGGTAACTTATATGGAGGTTATTGGGCATTTGCAAATCTGATTTTTACACTTGGGTTTCTCAGCATTATTGAATGGTTCATGCCTGAGAATAAGTCAAATAGCTATTCGGAAAATGTAATTGTTCCGGATCTGATCCTCATTTTGCATGTTGCATTTCAGATCTTATGCCTGTCTTCTTTGTTTTATTCCGTCCATCTTGGCCAACTCAATGGAATAGCCTTGATCGGTGCAACGCTTTCAACAGGTATACACTCAGGCTCTTCTGCAATTGTAGTTGCGCATGAATTGATCCACAGAAAAAGTAGGATATTTCGGTTCATGGGAAAGTTTTTGCTTTTCACTGTTGGAAATATTTACTTCTATATTGAGCATCTTCGAGTTCATCATAAATGGGTTGGAACAGACAAAGATCCGGCAACGGCAAAAAGGAATGAGTCTCTTTATGCATTTTTTGTTCGGTCGATGTTTGGTCAGATTACAAATGCGTGGAGACTTGAAAAAGAACGTTTGACAATTGAAAATAAAAACCCTCTGGGCAATGCTGTCCTGAAAAATTCACTTTTACTTATAACTCTTCTTTCGGGTCTATACTTAGGTTTTGGATTCATGGGCGTTGCTGTTTATCTCTTGCATATTCTAATTGCAAACTTTCTACTCGAATACACTAATTATATCGAACACTACGGACTTTCAAGAAAAGAAAATGAAAGAGTGAAAGAAGATTTAAGCTGGCAAACCGATAAAGTTATAAGCAGATTTTTTCTGATCGATCTAAGCAGACATAGTGACCATCATTATTATGCTTCAAAACCTTTTCATACATTGAAAAGCTATGAGCAAAGTCCCAAATTGCCCGGAGGATATGCATCGGCAATTTATCTGGCATTAATTCCGCCCCTTTGGTTCAAAGTTGTCAATCGATGTCTTGATAATTATAAAAATACTTCAGTTGTAAATTTGAGTGTCACTTGATCATGATTTATAAAAACA from Bacteroidota bacterium harbors:
- a CDS encoding carboxypeptidase-like regulatory domain-containing protein, which gives rise to MASKRLLLSFFAFVFLSLTINAQQVGTISGKVKDPDGKPLFGASIGVIGKAIGVYSKDDGSFTFQVPANENLQVIISYTGLKQDTFNIRLIPGEKKEIISKMTGKIYQITEFTVYDKSLKSENATPIDPKIVKMIPTPNQSVEDILKTLPGVSSANELSSTYNVRGGNYDENLVYINDFEVYRPMLVRSGQQEGLSVINPDMVDGIKFSAGGFDAKYGDKLSSVLDIRYRRPKKFGGSVSASLLGASLELENQSKTGKFYYMLGGRQKSNQYLLNTFETEGEYKPSFTDVQILTGVDISKKLNVEVFGNYARNRYNLVPQSRETNFGTINDAKRFTVYFEGQELDKYETFTGSFSATFKPKPKLSLKLIGSYYKSHEEENFDILGQYFLDQLENDLGKDDFGNVAFNLGVGSFLNHARNTLDGEIFSLEQKGEIINESSIWQWGVKVQQETFSDKLHEWYYNDSAGFSINSYRDSMNPQIILNDVVIGKNNLTTHRINGYIQNTWQITDTTRLVLTTGIRANYSDLNEELIISPRVSVTYKPRGKKNLSLRAAGGFYYQPPFYRELRGSDGKLYPDVKAQKSIHAVIGGDMTFLALGREFKLTAEVFYKSLENLIPYKVDNLRLRYLPQFTSKGYSQGIDLRLFGDFVPGAESWLSVSYLQTEEDLRGDFYYRYFDEEGKEIFPGTSNSKPVDSTKVEPGYIPRPADQRLTFGVFFQDYLPKFPTYKMQLSLIFGTALPFGPPGNNRYTDLLRTPTYRRVDIGFSKQLIGDEVKKKPQGKFMKNFESMWVGLEVFNLLQVSNVASYTWITDVTNARKYAVPNYLTGRQLNIRLTAQF
- a CDS encoding carboxypeptidase-like regulatory domain-containing protein — its product is MKKLVLLAFVCVLSAVSQAQKIDHEGLVQFSGVIVTADSLAPIPFTSVMIKNSNRGTISDYFGFFSFVAKMRDTIEFGAIGFKKAIFVIPDTLSDMRCSMIQILKPDTILLREVVIFPWPTKEQFKEAFIQLRIPDDDLARAEKNLSEGKLAFLASGMAMDGSMNFKYAMEQNSTRLYYAGQLPPNNLLNPIAWSKFIQMWQNGAFKKKETPSKD
- a CDS encoding alkane 1-monooxygenase — protein: MLRNLSYLWSLLPGIVTVYGNLYGGYWAFANLIFTLGFLSIIEWFMPENKSNSYSENVIVPDLILILHVAFQILCLSSLFYSVHLGQLNGIALIGATLSTGIHSGSSAIVVAHELIHRKSRIFRFMGKFLLFTVGNIYFYIEHLRVHHKWVGTDKDPATAKRNESLYAFFVRSMFGQITNAWRLEKERLTIENKNPLGNAVLKNSLLLITLLSGLYLGFGFMGVAVYLLHILIANFLLEYTNYIEHYGLSRKENERVKEDLSWQTDKVISRFFLIDLSRHSDHHYYASKPFHTLKSYEQSPKLPGGYASAIYLALIPPLWFKVVNRCLDNYKNTSVVNLSVT